The region GCCGTCACGATTGTCCCCTTTGCCCCGACATGGTAAGATTAAAGTGATAGATAACAAAGCAACGGGAGAGATATTATGGAAACTAAGATAAAACGCTCTGTCTGCCCGTACGACTGCCCCGACACCTGCGGCCTCCTGGTCACGGTCGAAAACGGCCGGGCGACCGCCGTGGCCGGCGATTCGGCCCATCCTTTCACCCGCGGCGCGCTCTGCCCGAAGATGACCCATTACGAGCGGACCGTCAACTCGCCGGACCGCCTCACCCGTCCCCTGCTGCGCACCGGTCCCAAGGGCTCGGGCGAATTCCGGCCGATATCCTGGCCGGAGGCCATCGACCGCATCGCCGGACAATGGCGCGCGATCATCGCCGCCCACGGCGCCGAGGCCATCCTCCCCTATTCCTACGCCGGCACCATGGGGCTCGTGCAGCGCAACGCCGGCCACGCCTTCTTCCACCGCCTGGGAGCCGCGCGGCTGGAGCGGACAATCTGCTCCTCTTCCAAGGATGTCGGCTGGAAAGCGGTGATGGGCAATACGCTCGCCATGCACCCTGACGAGGCGAAGGACAGCGATCTCATCATCCTCTGGAGCCTCAACGCCGTCGCCACCAACATCCATTTTCTCCGCAACGTGCGCGAAGCTCAAAAGCGCGGCGCCCGCGTCTGGCTGATCGACACCTACGAAACGCCCACCGCCCGCTTCGCCGACCGCGTCTTCCTCACCCGGCCGGGCGCCGACGCCGCCCTCGCCTTGGGGATAATGCATGTCATGGTCCGCGACGGTTTGGTCGATAAAGCGTTCATCGAAAAATACGTTCACGGCTATGACGAGTTCGCCGGCCGCATCCTCCCCTCCTACCCGCCCGCGGCCGTAAGCGCCCTCACCGGGCTGCCGGCGGAGGTCATCGAAGAGCTGGCCCGCGGCTACGCGGCCGCCAAAGCGCCACTCATCCGCCTCGGCAGCGGCCTGTGCCGCTACGGCAACGGGTCGATGACGGTAAGGGCCGTGGCCTGCCTGCCCGCCCTTGCGGGCGCATGGGCGAAGCGGGGCGGCGGCCTGCTCGCCAGCATTGCCACCGGCGGCGCCT is a window of Selenomonadales bacterium 4137-cl DNA encoding:
- a CDS encoding molybdopterin-dependent oxidoreductase, with amino-acid sequence METKIKRSVCPYDCPDTCGLLVTVENGRATAVAGDSAHPFTRGALCPKMTHYERTVNSPDRLTRPLLRTGPKGSGEFRPISWPEAIDRIAGQWRAIIAAHGAEAILPYSYAGTMGLVQRNAGHAFFHRLGAARLERTICSSSKDVGWKAVMGNTLAMHPDEAKDSDLIILWSLNAVATNIHFLRNVREAQKRGARVWLIDTYETPTARFADRVFLTRPGADAALALGIMHVMVRDGLVDKAFIEKYVHGYDEFAGRILPSYPPAAVSALTGLPAEVIEELARGYAAAKAPLIRLGSGLCRYGNGSMTVRAVACLPALAGAWAKRGGGLLASIATGGAFDTTAVTREDFITAPTRIVNMNKLGDALTELAPPVMSLYVYHSNPAAITPDQNKVLAGLAREDLFTVVHERFMTDTARYADIILPATTSLEHSDIYRAYGHYCVQRAYPVIAPVGEAKANWDVFRLLASAMGFNDEVFARSADDLIDELLAQPTPWLAQTDLAALRDGQAVELPLPPDAKLTFGTASGKIELLNPADPEPLPRYLPPHGDDAPLWLMTAPTPIMLNSSFCERADLLDGQSMTLKLSPADAAARGLSDGQRVVAFNNRGEVAFILAVTPGVPTGVAVAEGVWWIKDAPGDRTVNALTSQRLTDRAAGSTFYDTKVDVRAG